From a region of the Enterobacter cancerogenus genome:
- a CDS encoding fimbrial protein codes for MKKMMVMAALAASSALTATTLFAAAGSVNFAGNILDSACDVDIASQNQVVVLGDYYKTEFTATGSRTPATKFNIVLKNCPVTVTSAKVRFDGTPDISNSNLLAIDSSVAGAATGIAINLMTADKADLPLHGTNGYTYMLSSTADNTLDFYAQYISTAATVVAGPANSVANFSVVYN; via the coding sequence ATGAAAAAAATGATGGTAATGGCTGCCCTTGCAGCAAGTTCTGCCCTGACGGCAACAACGTTATTCGCTGCAGCAGGATCCGTAAATTTCGCGGGTAATATTCTGGATTCCGCCTGTGATGTGGATATCGCGTCGCAAAACCAGGTTGTCGTACTGGGCGATTATTATAAAACAGAGTTTACCGCCACCGGCTCCAGAACGCCCGCAACGAAATTTAATATCGTTCTGAAAAATTGCCCGGTTACGGTGACCAGCGCAAAAGTGCGTTTTGACGGTACGCCGGATATCAGCAATTCAAACCTGCTGGCTATTGATTCCTCAGTAGCGGGTGCAGCCACCGGGATTGCAATTAACCTGATGACGGCAGATAAAGCAGACCTGCCTCTGCACGGTACCAACGGTTATACCTATATGCTGAGCAGCACTGCGGATAATACGTTGGATTTCTATGCTCAGTATATCTCAACTGCAGCGACGGTGGTCGCGGGTCCGGCTAACTCTGTGGCTAACTTCTCTGTGGTTTACAACTGA
- a CDS encoding fimbria/pilus outer membrane usher protein: MATKKNKMWPARQALYFVVAFFNVAQSVYARETFNPELVELDNPGMGKADLSAFETGGQAPGQYRVDIILDGQLVETKDVQFIAGKAADAPLQPCLSLERLKAWGVKTALFPALSQDSADCVNLEAIPQASARFEFAAQRLIISIPQAAIAMPARGYVSPDRWDDGITAAMLNYSLSGAKGWARQHTGTDASSQYINLRPGLNVGPWRLRNYSTLSRDASGQSSTDTVYTYVQRAIIPLKAQLTLGDSASPSDVFDSLPFRGGQLASDDDMLPDSQKGYAPVVRGIARTNAQVVVRQNGYQIYQTYVAPGAFAITDMYPTGGAGDLDVTIVESDGSEQHFTLPFASLPVLQREGRLKYALTAGQYRSYDRSEENTPFGVVTAIYGLPQGYTLYGGVQASAKYQALSLGVGKNMGGLGAVSVDVTRSESSPRGEGQAHGESLRARYAKNMVSTGTHFSIAGYRYATRGYYGMQETLDTYGDNRIVQERRRNRAELTMSQSLGGNRGSLMLSAAREDYWNSGRTMASYSLGYNNYWRHVSFGLTWTYSRNGTPDASGSQKRYEKDQLLALNISVPLDALLPQTWASEGMNVSKHNGTTHNVGLNGVALDNQALSWNLQQGYGTRGAGNSGTLSGDYKGAYGDASLGYGYDKQSARLNYGLQGGILLHENGLTLSQPLGETNSLVKAPGAHDVAIRNQPGVKTDFRGYTVVSNLSVYRQNDITLAPESLPDDVELELTTQTVTPTRGAVVRSDYRAKIGRRALITLLYRGRAVPFGAIVTLARVESDSVIVGDRGQAYLSGLEDRGTLDVKWGPGPDQQCRAAFTLADPPSPAGMTELTINCL; the protein is encoded by the coding sequence ATGGCAACGAAAAAGAATAAAATGTGGCCCGCGCGTCAGGCGTTATATTTTGTCGTTGCGTTTTTCAACGTCGCGCAGTCAGTTTACGCCCGTGAAACATTCAACCCCGAGCTGGTGGAGCTGGATAACCCGGGTATGGGCAAAGCGGATTTGTCCGCGTTTGAAACGGGCGGTCAGGCGCCGGGCCAGTACCGCGTTGACATTATTCTCGACGGCCAGCTTGTAGAGACCAAAGACGTGCAGTTTATTGCCGGGAAAGCCGCGGACGCACCCTTGCAGCCCTGTCTGAGCCTCGAGCGGCTAAAAGCGTGGGGTGTAAAAACCGCGCTGTTCCCCGCGTTGTCGCAAGACAGCGCGGACTGCGTCAACCTGGAGGCGATCCCGCAGGCCAGCGCACGGTTTGAGTTTGCGGCGCAGCGGCTCATCATCAGTATTCCGCAGGCCGCGATCGCTATGCCCGCACGCGGCTATGTCTCGCCCGACCGCTGGGACGACGGGATCACCGCCGCCATGCTGAATTACAGCCTTAGCGGGGCAAAAGGCTGGGCCAGGCAACATACCGGAACGGACGCCAGCAGCCAGTACATTAACCTGCGTCCAGGGCTTAACGTCGGGCCGTGGCGACTGCGAAATTACAGCACCTTGTCGCGAGACGCGTCAGGGCAGAGCAGCACGGATACGGTTTATACCTATGTTCAGCGCGCCATTATCCCCCTGAAAGCGCAGCTTACGTTAGGCGACAGCGCGTCCCCCTCGGATGTGTTTGACAGTCTGCCGTTTCGCGGCGGCCAGTTGGCCTCGGATGACGATATGCTGCCGGATTCGCAGAAAGGGTACGCCCCGGTGGTCAGAGGGATTGCCCGCACCAATGCCCAGGTAGTTGTGCGCCAAAACGGCTATCAGATTTATCAGACCTACGTGGCGCCCGGGGCCTTTGCGATTACCGATATGTACCCTACCGGCGGCGCGGGCGATCTTGACGTCACCATAGTGGAAAGTGACGGGAGCGAGCAGCACTTTACGCTGCCGTTTGCTTCTCTGCCGGTTTTGCAGCGGGAAGGGCGACTGAAATACGCGCTCACCGCCGGACAGTACCGCTCGTATGACCGCAGCGAAGAAAACACGCCGTTTGGCGTAGTGACGGCCATATATGGTTTGCCGCAGGGATACACCCTTTACGGCGGCGTGCAGGCATCCGCTAAGTATCAGGCCCTGTCGCTGGGGGTCGGAAAAAATATGGGCGGCCTCGGTGCCGTGTCTGTGGACGTGACGCGGAGCGAATCATCGCCTCGGGGCGAGGGCCAGGCTCACGGTGAGTCCCTGCGGGCGCGATACGCTAAAAACATGGTCAGCACTGGCACCCATTTTTCAATTGCGGGCTACCGCTATGCCACCCGCGGCTATTACGGCATGCAGGAGACTCTGGATACGTATGGCGATAACCGCATCGTTCAGGAGCGGCGTCGCAACCGGGCGGAGTTGACGATGAGTCAGTCGCTCGGCGGGAACCGTGGGTCGCTGATGCTGAGCGCGGCGCGGGAAGATTACTGGAATTCCGGACGAACCATGGCGTCCTACAGCCTTGGGTATAACAACTACTGGCGGCATGTCAGCTTCGGGTTGACGTGGACGTACAGCAGAAACGGCACCCCCGACGCCAGTGGCAGCCAAAAACGGTATGAAAAAGATCAGCTTCTGGCCCTTAACATCAGCGTTCCGCTTGATGCACTCCTGCCGCAGACGTGGGCCAGCGAAGGGATGAACGTCAGTAAACACAATGGCACAACGCACAACGTCGGCCTGAACGGTGTGGCGCTGGACAACCAGGCCTTGAGCTGGAACCTGCAGCAGGGCTATGGCACCCGTGGCGCAGGCAACTCCGGCACCCTGAGCGGCGATTATAAAGGCGCTTACGGCGATGCGAGCCTGGGATACGGCTACGACAAACAGAGCGCCCGCCTCAACTATGGCCTGCAGGGCGGGATTCTTCTGCATGAGAATGGCCTGACGCTCTCGCAGCCGCTTGGCGAGACCAACTCACTGGTTAAAGCGCCGGGCGCGCATGATGTTGCTATCCGCAACCAGCCGGGCGTCAAAACTGACTTTCGCGGCTATACGGTGGTCAGCAATCTGTCGGTATACCGTCAAAACGACATTACCCTCGCGCCCGAAAGCCTGCCTGACGACGTCGAGCTGGAGCTGACCACCCAGACGGTGACGCCAACCCGTGGCGCGGTAGTGCGATCGGACTACAGGGCGAAAATTGGCCGCCGCGCCCTGATAACCTTGCTTTACCGGGGGCGTGCCGTGCCTTTTGGTGCCATCGTCACCCTGGCGCGCGTGGAGAGCGACAGCGTGATTGTGGGCGACAGAGGGCAGGCGTACCTCTCCGGTCTGGAGGATCGGGGAACGCTCGACGTGAAGTGGGGGCCTGGCCCGGACCAGCAGTGCCGCGCCGCGTTCACGCTTGCGGACCCGCCTTCTCCGGCGGGCATGACCGAACTGACAATTAACTGCCTTTAG
- a CDS encoding helix-turn-helix domain-containing protein — protein MNTRLSAAHDSGISTVLELKPYRHIETLIKHVLPAAQRMVLARGEVVQYYDKEIRQCFLLLQGGVALHRRGDGIVLNSESAPFILGVSSQFSSEHLYVRANETSEIARVPLEVFNNLVAREDLWEHFSKLLIYTASRVYEHCAQISQMSAYDIIRFQLVELMQEPEAIRLNTTAAAYIKSRTYLSRSGIMRILAELRTGKYITMERGILLELHHLPRKY, from the coding sequence ATGAATACGCGTCTGTCCGCCGCCCATGACAGCGGAATATCAACGGTACTTGAATTAAAACCTTACAGGCACATTGAAACACTCATTAAACATGTTTTGCCTGCTGCACAACGCATGGTGCTCGCCCGCGGCGAAGTCGTTCAGTATTATGATAAAGAGATCCGCCAGTGCTTCCTGCTGCTGCAAGGCGGCGTGGCCCTGCACCGTCGCGGTGACGGGATTGTTTTAAATTCTGAATCGGCTCCGTTTATTCTCGGCGTGAGCAGCCAGTTCTCATCTGAGCATTTATACGTCAGGGCGAATGAGACATCCGAAATTGCACGCGTTCCGCTGGAGGTTTTTAATAACCTCGTTGCGCGCGAGGATCTGTGGGAGCATTTCTCAAAGCTGCTGATCTACACCGCCTCCCGCGTCTATGAGCACTGCGCGCAAATCTCGCAGATGTCGGCCTATGACATCATCCGCTTCCAGCTTGTCGAACTGATGCAGGAGCCGGAAGCCATCCGGTTGAATACCACCGCAGCGGCGTATATTAAAAGCCGGACCTATTTATCGCGCAGCGGCATCATGCGTATTCTTGCCGAACTGCGTACCGGAAAGTACATCACCATGGAGCGTGGGATACTGCTTGAGCTTCATCATTTACCGCGAAAATATTGA
- the ydiJ gene encoding D-2-hydroxyglutarate dehydrogenase YdiJ: MIPQISQAPGVVQLVLNFLQALEQQGFTGDTATNYADRLTMATDNSIYQLLPDAVVFPRSTADVALIARLASQERFLSLVFTPRGGGTGTNGQALNQGIIIDMSRYMNRIIEINPEEGWVRVEAGVIKDQLNQYLKPFGYFFAPELSTSNRATLGGMINTDASGQGSLVYGKTSDHVMGVRAVLLGGDILDTQPLPVELAETLGKENTVTGRIYRTVLERCRDNRPLILDKFPKLNRFLTGYDLRHVFNDDMTQFDLTRILTGSEGTLAFITEARLDITRLPKVRRLVNVKYNSFDSALRNAPFMVEARALSVETVDSKVLNLAREDIVWHSVSELITDVPDKEMLGLNIVEFAGDDAALIDGQVAALCQRLDELMARGEGGIIGWQLCQDLSGIERIYAMRKKAVGLLGNAKGAAKPIPFAEDTCVPPEHLADYIVEFRALLDSHGLSYGMFGHVDAGVLHVRPALDMCDPQQEILMKEISDDVVALTAKYGGLLWGEHGKGFRAQYSPAFFGEQLFGELRKIKAAFDPDNRLNPGKICPPEGVDAPMLQVDAVKRGTYDRQIPIAVRSSWRGAMECNGNGLCFNFDVNSPMCPSMKITSNRIHSPKGRATLVREWLRLLADRGVDPLKLEQELPEKRASLRSLIERTRNSWHADRGEYDFSHEVKEAMSGCLACKACSTQCPIKIDVPDFRSRFLQLYHTRYLRPMRDHLVATVESYAPLMARAPKTFNFFINQPLVRKLSEKHIGMVDLPLLSTPSLQRQLVGHRSANMTLEQLEALSPEQKSGMVLVVQDPFTSYYDAEVVADFVRLAEKIGYQPVVLPFSPNGKAQHIKGFLTRFAKTAQKTSDFLNRVAQLGIPMVGVDPALVLCYRDEYKQILGDKRGDFHVMLVHEWLPAALDKTAQTDVSGESWYLFGHCTEVTALPGAPAQWAAIFARFGAKLESVSVGCCGMAGTYGHEIKNHANSLGIYELSWHQAMQRLPRNRCLATGYSCRSQVKRIEGNGVRHPLQALLEIIG; this comes from the coding sequence ATGATCCCACAGATTTCTCAGGCACCCGGCGTCGTTCAGCTGGTGCTTAATTTTTTGCAGGCACTGGAGCAACAGGGTTTTACAGGTGATACCGCCACGAATTATGCCGACAGGCTGACGATGGCGACGGATAACAGTATCTACCAGCTTCTTCCTGATGCGGTCGTCTTTCCGCGTTCTACCGCCGATGTCGCGCTGATTGCACGGCTGGCGTCGCAGGAGCGGTTTCTCTCTCTGGTCTTCACCCCGCGCGGCGGCGGGACGGGCACCAACGGGCAGGCGCTGAACCAGGGCATTATCATTGATATGTCGCGCTATATGAACCGCATCATCGAAATTAACCCGGAAGAGGGGTGGGTGCGTGTCGAGGCGGGCGTCATTAAGGATCAGCTCAACCAGTACCTTAAACCTTTCGGCTACTTCTTTGCCCCTGAGCTCTCCACCAGTAACCGCGCGACCCTTGGCGGGATGATCAATACCGATGCGTCGGGGCAGGGGTCGCTGGTGTACGGCAAAACGTCCGATCACGTTATGGGCGTGCGCGCCGTGTTGCTCGGTGGCGATATCCTGGATACGCAGCCGCTGCCGGTTGAACTGGCCGAGACGCTGGGCAAAGAGAACACCGTCACCGGGCGCATCTACCGTACCGTGCTGGAACGCTGCCGGGACAATCGCCCGCTTATTCTTGATAAATTCCCGAAACTGAACCGCTTCCTGACGGGCTACGACCTGCGCCACGTTTTCAACGACGACATGACGCAGTTCGACCTGACCCGCATCCTGACCGGTTCGGAAGGGACGCTGGCCTTTATCACCGAGGCGCGCCTTGATATTACCCGGCTGCCGAAGGTGCGGCGGCTGGTGAACGTCAAATACAACTCCTTTGATTCCGCGCTGCGCAATGCGCCATTTATGGTTGAGGCGCGGGCGCTGTCGGTGGAAACCGTCGATTCCAAAGTCTTAAATCTGGCCCGGGAAGATATCGTCTGGCACTCCGTCAGCGAGCTTATCACCGACGTGCCGGACAAAGAGATGCTTGGCCTGAACATTGTGGAGTTTGCCGGGGATGATGCCGCGCTGATTGACGGCCAGGTGGCGGCATTATGTCAGCGTCTGGATGAACTGATGGCGCGTGGCGAAGGCGGGATCATTGGCTGGCAGCTCTGTCAGGATCTCTCTGGCATCGAACGTATCTATGCGATGCGCAAAAAAGCCGTGGGGCTGCTGGGCAATGCCAAAGGGGCCGCCAAGCCGATCCCGTTTGCGGAAGATACCTGCGTTCCGCCGGAGCATCTGGCCGATTATATCGTTGAGTTCCGCGCGCTGCTGGACAGCCACGGCCTGAGCTACGGCATGTTTGGGCATGTCGATGCCGGGGTTCTGCACGTTCGCCCGGCGCTGGACATGTGCGACCCGCAGCAGGAGATCCTGATGAAAGAGATCTCTGATGACGTGGTGGCCTTAACGGCGAAATACGGTGGATTGCTGTGGGGCGAGCACGGGAAGGGCTTTCGCGCCCAGTACAGCCCGGCGTTCTTCGGCGAGCAACTGTTCGGCGAGCTACGCAAGATCAAAGCCGCCTTCGACCCGGATAACCGGCTTAACCCCGGCAAGATATGCCCGCCTGAGGGCGTGGATGCGCCGATGCTGCAGGTGGATGCGGTTAAGCGCGGCACCTATGACAGGCAGATCCCGATTGCGGTGCGCTCGTCCTGGCGCGGGGCGATGGAGTGTAACGGCAACGGGCTGTGCTTTAACTTTGACGTCAACAGCCCGATGTGCCCGTCGATGAAAATCACCAGCAACCGGATCCACTCTCCGAAAGGGCGTGCGACGCTGGTGCGTGAATGGCTGCGCCTGCTGGCCGATCGCGGAGTGGATCCGCTGAAGCTGGAGCAGGAGCTGCCGGAAAAACGGGCCAGCCTGCGCTCGCTTATCGAACGCACCCGCAACAGCTGGCATGCGGACCGGGGCGAGTACGATTTCTCGCACGAAGTTAAAGAGGCAATGTCCGGCTGTCTGGCCTGCAAAGCCTGTTCTACCCAGTGCCCGATTAAAATTGACGTGCCGGATTTCCGCTCGCGCTTCCTGCAGCTTTACCACACGCGGTATCTGCGCCCGATGCGCGATCACCTGGTGGCAACGGTCGAAAGCTACGCCCCGCTGATGGCGCGCGCGCCTAAAACCTTCAACTTCTTTATTAACCAGCCGCTGGTGCGCAAACTTTCCGAAAAACATATCGGGATGGTGGATCTGCCGCTGCTGTCCACGCCGTCGCTGCAGCGCCAGCTGGTGGGGCACCGCTCGGCGAACATGACGCTGGAACAGCTTGAGGCGCTCAGCCCGGAGCAAAAATCCGGCATGGTGCTGGTGGTTCAGGATCCGTTCACCAGCTATTACGACGCCGAGGTTGTGGCCGACTTCGTGCGGCTGGCTGAAAAAATTGGCTATCAGCCGGTGGTGCTGCCGTTCTCACCGAACGGTAAGGCGCAGCACATCAAAGGTTTCCTGACGCGCTTTGCGAAAACCGCACAGAAAACGTCTGATTTTTTAAATCGCGTTGCGCAGTTGGGTATCCCGATGGTCGGCGTCGATCCTGCCCTGGTGCTCTGCTATCGCGATGAATACAAGCAGATCCTCGGCGATAAACGCGGTGATTTTCACGTGATGCTGGTCCACGAGTGGCTGCCCGCCGCGCTGGATAAGACCGCGCAAACCGACGTCAGCGGCGAGTCGTGGTACCTGTTTGGTCACTGTACCGAAGTGACCGCACTGCCCGGCGCGCCGGCGCAGTGGGCCGCTATTTTCGCGCGTTTTGGCGCGAAGCTTGAGAGCGTCAGCGTGGGCTGCTGCGGGATGGCAGGCACGTACGGCCATGAAATCAAAAACCACGCGAATTCGCTCGGCATCTATGAGCTGTCGTGGCACCAGGCGATGCAGCGTCTGCCGCGCAACCGCTGTCTGGCAACGGGCTATTCGTGCCGCAGCCAGGTAAAACGTATTGAGGGTAACGGGGTTCGCCATCCGCTACAGGCCTTACTGGAGATTATTGGATGA
- the menI gene encoding 1,4-dihydroxy-2-naphthoyl-CoA hydrolase, translating into MIWKREVTLEALNAMGNGNMVGLLDIQFIRIGENELEATMPVDHRTHQPFGLLHGGASVVLAETLGSVAGYLCTSGEQKVVGLEVNANHIRAVRSGRVRGVCRALHAGSRHQVWQIDILDEEDRLCCSSRLTTAVV; encoded by the coding sequence ATGATCTGGAAACGTGAAGTGACGCTTGAGGCGCTCAACGCCATGGGCAACGGGAATATGGTGGGGCTGCTGGATATCCAGTTTATCCGCATTGGTGAGAATGAACTCGAGGCGACGATGCCCGTGGATCATCGCACGCATCAGCCGTTTGGCCTGCTGCACGGCGGCGCATCCGTAGTGCTGGCCGAAACGCTGGGCTCGGTGGCAGGGTACCTGTGTACTTCCGGCGAGCAGAAGGTTGTCGGGCTGGAGGTGAATGCCAATCACATCCGCGCCGTGCGCAGCGGTCGGGTGCGTGGCGTGTGCCGCGCGCTGCACGCCGGGAGCCGTCATCAGGTGTGGCAGATTGATATTCTGGACGAAGAAGATCGCCTGTGTTGCTCGTCGAGGCTGACGACGGCGGTGGTGTAA
- a CDS encoding fimbrial protein, with protein sequence MNIKMLLLASLLSTSAEAADGVNLSVTGNIVASPCVFNAGNDSLDINLGDHQATNMATPGASTDPVSFNLAFTLCPAGTRSVTVLFTGTPDPDAGPEYYKNSGTATHVAIAMSEASSGTLKGSGSTITRAIGADRTVTLPMQAVVTSVDGRATPGSLSAVVVLTMQYN encoded by the coding sequence ATGAATATCAAAATGTTGCTGTTGGCGAGCCTGCTGAGCACCAGTGCAGAGGCTGCGGATGGGGTGAACCTGAGCGTCACGGGAAATATTGTCGCGTCACCCTGCGTGTTTAACGCAGGCAATGACAGCCTCGATATCAACCTTGGCGATCATCAGGCCACAAACATGGCTACCCCGGGCGCGTCTACCGATCCGGTTTCGTTTAACCTGGCCTTTACCCTGTGCCCGGCGGGCACGCGGAGCGTAACGGTGCTCTTCACCGGCACGCCTGATCCCGACGCTGGGCCGGAGTATTACAAGAACAGCGGCACGGCGACGCATGTGGCTATTGCCATGTCCGAGGCGAGCAGCGGGACGTTAAAGGGGAGCGGGTCAACAATTACGCGGGCGATCGGCGCAGACAGAACGGTCACGCTGCCCATGCAGGCCGTGGTCACATCGGTCGACGGCAGGGCAACGCCCGGATCGCTGAGCGCGGTGGTGGTCCTCACCATGCAGTACAACTGA
- a CDS encoding helix-turn-helix domain-containing protein, translated as MSSSEKPSRGSPYAKELIAFLRPSCVTRTTGRGEQLDLQVNGEGMCYLILEGTVAIYRRSDTLMLSTASSPALFGVANLTDIFFDDYLKTVTPCLIGVLTTAQVNHIIEENALWGLLSSHLMFMYNRLYNAIMPQGAPTAYEMIRQQLLRLMEEDESYRSAVTAERYIRDKTQLSRSGVMRILADLKTGGFIEMEEGRLITINKLPAKY; from the coding sequence ATGTCCTCGTCTGAAAAACCTTCCAGAGGTTCACCCTACGCTAAAGAGCTGATCGCCTTCTTACGTCCCTCGTGCGTCACGCGTACAACAGGCCGCGGCGAACAACTAGATCTGCAGGTCAACGGTGAAGGGATGTGTTATTTGATCCTTGAAGGGACGGTCGCAATCTACCGCCGAAGCGACACGCTGATGCTCTCAACGGCCAGCAGCCCTGCCCTGTTTGGCGTCGCTAACCTGACGGACATTTTTTTTGATGACTACCTTAAAACCGTCACGCCCTGCCTGATCGGGGTGCTGACTACGGCTCAGGTTAACCACATCATCGAAGAGAATGCGCTCTGGGGGCTGCTCTCCAGCCACCTGATGTTTATGTATAACCGGCTCTATAACGCCATCATGCCTCAGGGAGCTCCAACGGCGTATGAGATGATCCGCCAGCAGCTGCTCCGGCTGATGGAAGAAGATGAGAGCTACCGTTCCGCAGTCACGGCAGAACGCTACATCCGCGACAAAACCCAGCTTTCGCGAAGCGGCGTGATGCGTATTCTGGCGGATCTTAAAACAGGCGGGTTTATCGAAATGGAGGAAGGCAGGCTGATTACCATCAACAAACTGCCGGCCAAATACTGA
- a CDS encoding YdiH family protein encodes MDSEITPTQLAIEYLRRDSSNLSPAQYLKKLKQLELEFADLLALSSNELKEEIYFAWRLGVHVH; translated from the coding sequence ATGGATTCTGAAATAACCCCAACCCAGCTGGCAATTGAATATTTACGTCGCGATTCGAGCAACCTGTCTCCGGCGCAGTACCTGAAAAAGCTGAAACAACTTGAACTCGAATTTGCTGACCTGCTTGCACTCTCTTCAAATGAACTCAAAGAAGAGATCTATTTTGCCTGGCGGTTGGGCGTTCATGTCCACTAA
- a CDS encoding fimbrial biogenesis chaperone, producing MKVIGKMILISAAALGITDAYAGVIIGGTRVIFDGAKKEASINVNNPDSSPYLIQSWVDMPQGENNKAPFVITPPLYRLEGGQQNVERIVLTGALPQNKESLFWLNIKAIPSSAAQTNALQIAVKTRIKLIYRPANLKGSSPEEQANQLKWQRRGNTLEVSNPTQYVINFNEISLGGKKVEDVTFVLPGSVTRFAIPQGANGSAMIFKIINDYGSPGITHQVNASL from the coding sequence ATGAAAGTTATTGGCAAAATGATTCTGATATCGGCCGCTGCTCTGGGTATAACGGACGCGTACGCCGGTGTGATTATCGGCGGAACGCGCGTTATTTTTGACGGGGCTAAAAAAGAGGCCTCCATTAACGTTAATAACCCTGACAGCTCGCCTTATCTGATTCAGTCCTGGGTGGATATGCCACAAGGGGAGAATAATAAAGCGCCGTTTGTGATTACGCCTCCGCTTTATCGTCTGGAGGGTGGGCAGCAAAACGTTGAACGAATCGTGCTGACCGGCGCACTGCCCCAGAATAAAGAGAGTTTGTTCTGGCTCAATATAAAAGCCATTCCCTCATCGGCAGCCCAAACCAATGCCCTGCAAATTGCCGTGAAAACACGCATAAAGCTGATTTATCGTCCGGCCAATTTAAAAGGCTCCAGCCCGGAAGAACAGGCGAACCAGTTAAAATGGCAGCGCAGGGGCAATACTCTGGAAGTATCGAACCCGACGCAATATGTCATCAATTTTAATGAAATAAGCCTGGGTGGAAAAAAAGTGGAAGACGTGACGTTTGTTCTGCCAGGCTCGGTCACCCGCTTTGCTATTCCGCAGGGGGCTAATGGTAGTGCAATGATATTTAAAATCATCAATGACTACGGCAGCCCTGGAATAACCCATCAGGTTAACGCGTCATTATAA
- a CDS encoding fimbrial protein, translating to MRLPIFIFMLCLALSAPVADAGTCTTITPLESTLSVGTLSVQRDVAVGTVIFSRAATTTKSYLSGCSNPLILGFSLRYLNAVPSTLGNHIYDTNIPGIGIRFSSGAHFDNPMNTFSYNAQTSYVEWWGGKIELIVTGPVTSGSLTPGVVGVVAVQDADGVFRDGLTTRITDGTVNVVACTILTPQLTFPIGDISAATFGSTVGTTPSGAQNTQNLGLNCDAGANVTATLSGIQNPDVANNSVLALTGQGNTGTAKGVGVQLLYNGTPLTLNNRLVMKFAAGGQETFPLTARYYQTLPVVEAGSANASATLNLTYQ from the coding sequence ATGCGATTACCGATCTTCATTTTTATGCTTTGTCTCGCGTTAAGCGCACCTGTCGCGGACGCCGGCACCTGCACGACGATCACGCCCCTGGAGTCGACGCTCTCGGTAGGGACGTTGTCAGTGCAGCGCGATGTCGCGGTGGGGACGGTTATCTTTTCCCGCGCGGCCACCACGACGAAATCGTATTTAAGTGGCTGTAGCAACCCGTTGATCCTAGGGTTCAGCCTGCGATACCTGAATGCCGTGCCGAGCACCCTGGGCAATCATATTTACGATACTAATATCCCGGGAATTGGTATCCGCTTCTCTTCGGGCGCGCATTTCGACAACCCGATGAACACCTTTTCGTATAACGCGCAGACATCTTACGTGGAATGGTGGGGCGGGAAAATTGAACTGATTGTCACCGGGCCAGTGACCTCTGGCTCGCTGACGCCGGGCGTTGTCGGCGTCGTCGCCGTGCAGGACGCTGACGGCGTTTTTCGCGACGGCCTGACCACGCGTATTACCGACGGAACCGTTAATGTCGTGGCCTGCACGATCCTCACGCCGCAACTGACCTTTCCGATAGGCGATATCTCCGCCGCGACGTTTGGCTCAACGGTGGGCACTACCCCTTCGGGGGCGCAAAACACCCAAAACCTGGGTCTGAATTGCGATGCGGGCGCCAACGTGACGGCGACCTTAAGCGGCATTCAGAATCCCGATGTGGCGAATAACAGCGTGCTGGCCTTAACCGGACAGGGTAACACCGGCACGGCAAAAGGCGTCGGCGTACAACTGTTATATAACGGCACGCCGCTGACGTTGAATAACCGTCTGGTGATGAAGTTCGCTGCGGGTGGGCAGGAGACATTTCCGTTGACCGCGCGCTATTACCAGACGCTGCCGGTCGTGGAGGCGGGCTCCGCGAATGCATCCGCCACGCTTAATCTCACCTACCAGTAG